The proteins below come from a single Panicum hallii strain FIL2 chromosome 7, PHallii_v3.1, whole genome shotgun sequence genomic window:
- the LOC112900012 gene encoding uncharacterized protein LOC112900012, which yields MAHYNPVSVDAYGDLEAGFSGHSATPLKPAASPRRPGRMFCDPCDDADELHGHHHYLDICFRCRKLLSGNRDIFMYRGDMPFCSEECRQEQIEIDEAREQRLKQTGRAEQQRQRQQKQSPQRIPIWAW from the exons ATGGCGCACTACAACCCCGTCTCCGTGGACGCCTACGGCGACCTCGAGGCCGGATTCTCCGGCCACTCCGCCACCCCGCTGAAGCCGGCGGCCTCGCCGAGGCGGCCCGGGCGCATGTTCTGCGACCCCTGCGACGACGCCGACGAGCTCCACGGCCACCACCACTACCTCGACATCTGCTTCCGCTGCCGCAAGCTCCTCTCCGGCAACAGAGACATCTTCATGTACAG AGGTGACATGCCGTTCTGCAGCGAGGAGTGCCGGCAGGAGCAGATCGAGATCGACGAGGCGAGGGAGCAGCGGCTGAAGCAGACGGGGAGGGCcgagcagcagcggcagcggcagcagaaGCAGAGCCCCCAGAGGATCCCCATCTGGGCGTGGTGA
- the LOC112901289 gene encoding syntaxin-related protein KNOLLE-like — MNDLMTKSFMSYVDLKKAAMKDLEAGGDGIELPESGVTDERLRGFFQEAEAAKAEMAAIRDALDRLRAANEEGKALHQADDLRAHRGRVNADIVAVLRRARGIRARLESLDRANAAQRRLSAGCREGTPLDRTRTAVTAGLRKKLKDLMLDFQALRQRMMSEYKETVERRYYTLTGEVPEEEVIERIISDGRGEELLGAAVAEHGKGAVLAAVHEIQDRHDAAREVERSLLELHQVFLDMAVMVEMQGEKLDDIESHVANASHYVQGGNKELGKAREYQRSSRKWLCIGIIILLLLILLVTVPIATSFRKS; from the coding sequence ATGAACGACCTCATGACCAAGTCCTTCATGAGCTACGTCGACCTGAAGAAGGCGGCGATGAAGGACCTGGAGGCGGGCGGCGACGGGATCGAGCTCCCGGAGTCGGGCGTCACGGACGAGCGCCTGCGCGGGTTCTTccaggaggcggaggcggcgaagGCCGAGATGGCGGCCATCCGCGACGCGCTCGaccgcctccgcgccgccaaCGAGGAGGGCAAGGCGCTGCACCAGGCCGACGACCTCCGCGCGCACCGCGGCCGCGTCAACGCCGACATCGTCGccgtgctccgccgcgcccgcggCATCCGCGCCAGGCTCGAGTCCCTCGACCGCGCCAACGCCGCGCAGCGGAGGCTCTCCGCGGGTTGCCGCGAGGGCACGCCGCTGGACCGCACGCGCACCGCCGTCACCGCGGGGCTCCGGAAGAAGCTCAAGGACCTTATGCTCGACTTCCAGGCGCTGCGGCAGCGGATGATGTCCGAGTACAAGGAGACCGTGGAGCGCCGCTACTACACGCTCACCGGGGAGGTCCCCGAGGAGGAGGTGATCGAGCGCATCATCTCCGACGGCCGCGGCGAGGAGCTCCTGGGCGCCGCCGTCGCGGAGCACGGCAAGGGCGCCGTGCTCGCCGCGGTGCACGAGATCCAGGACCGCCACGACGCGGCGCGCGAGGTGGAGCGCAGCCTCCTGGAGCTCCACCAGGTGTTCCTCGACATGGCCGTCATGGTGGAGATGCAGGGGGAGAAGCTCGACGACATCGAGAGCCATGTCGCGAACGCCTCCCATTACGTGCAGGGCGGCAACAAGGAGCTGGGCAAAGCCAGGGAGTACCAGCGGAGCAGCCGCAAGTGGCTCTGCATCGGCATTATCATCCTGCTgctcctcatcctcctcgtcACCGTACCAATCGCCACCAGCTTCAGAAAGTCTTGA
- the LOC112899894 gene encoding uncharacterized protein LOC112899894: protein MDLGLGGAAGRAGSGGGGARGMSGSGGSRDSPFAIGGGGASAAAWTRLVSSGVEDELVAASGGGGRSGAGAGGLPLGHFLEACFLCRKPLPSNRDIFMYRGDIPFCTEECRREQIEMDEEMERKESSTPKKVAARAPVESPPRPPKARAGSILAG, encoded by the exons ATGGACCTCGgcctcggcggcgcggcgggcaggGCCGGGAGCGGGGGAGGAGGGGCCCGGGGCATGAGCGGGAGCGGGGGCAGCAGGGACAGCCCGTTCGCCatcggcgggggcggcgcgtcggcggcggcgtggacgCGGCTCGTCAGCTCCGGCGTGGAGGACGAGCTGGTGGCCGCGTCGGGAGGAGGAGGACGTtcgggagcgggagcgggaggGCTGCCGCTGGGCCACTTTTTGGAGGCCTGCTTCCTCTGCCGGAAGCCCCTCCCCAGCAACCGTGACATCTTCATGTACAG AGGTGACATCCCATTCTGCACCGAGGAGTGCAGGAGGGAGCAGATCGAAATGGACGAGGAGATGGAGCGGAAGGAGAGCAGCACCCCCAAGAaggtggcggcgagggcgccaGTGGAGTCCCCGCCGAGGCCTCCCAAGGCCCGGGCAGGGTCAATCCTCGCCGGCTAA
- the LOC112900208 gene encoding protein MARD1-like translates to MASAFFFDAEPLCEPSVPALDACALCAKPLGRDSDIFMYRGDTPFCSEECRHEQMQLDAIRARQAARSAARRQQQYSAMAESRHQESRKVSVAT, encoded by the coding sequence ATGGCCTCCGCCTTCTTCTTCGACGCCGAGCCGCTCTGCGAGCCCAGCGTGCCGGCGCTGGACGCGTGCGCGCTCTGCGCCAAGCCGCTGGGCCGCGACAGCGACATCTTCATGTACAGGGGGGACACACCCTTCTGCAGCGAGGAGTGCCGCCACGAGCAGATGCAGCTCGACGCCATCCGCGCGAGGCAGGCCGCAAGGTCCGCCGCCCGGAGGCAGCAGCAGTACTCGGCCATGGCGGAGTCGCGGCACCAGGAGTCCAGGAAGGTGTCCGTCGCGACCTGA
- the LOC112900139 gene encoding lateral signaling target protein 2 homolog — protein sequence MKGSGAMKPSSMFYVHEADVVQIHHFLEECSLCAKSLSGDIFMYRGDTPFCSEECRQQQIEVDRAKHRRKKRAAAHALSARSKENRHHHHHHPQHHHHHQQPQPRKPGMDANPWVDAGFARAPALRV from the exons ATGAAGGGGAGCGGTGCCATGAAGCCGTCGTCCATGTTCTACGTCCACGAGGCGGACGTCGTCCAGATCCACCACTTCCTCGAGGAGTGCTCCCTCTGCGCCAAGTCGCTCTCCGGCGACATCTTCATGTACAG AGGTGACACGCCGTTCTGCAGCGAGGAGTGCAGGCAGCAGCAGATCGAGGTGGACAGGGCGAAGCACCGGCGGAAGAagcgcgcggcggcgcacgCGCTGTCCGCGCGCAGCAAGGAGAAccggcaccaccaccaccaccacccccaacaccaccaccaccaccagcaaccGCAGCCGCGGAAGCCCGGCATGGACGCCAACCCCTGGGTCGACGCCGGCTTCGCGCGGGCGCCCGCGCTGCGCGTCTGA
- the LOC112901290 gene encoding uncharacterized protein LOC112901290, with protein sequence MLASTAASLRPPLRRLRGGGASSGGVCHGAVPLLPRPRRRALACRADLQQDAPFAAAIGACVLASLVLPPPRPRGEAVEEAEEGGEFGTTDTRMAVMGIISFLPYFNWLSWIFAWLDSGRRRYLVYAAVYLAPYLRTNLSLSPDESWLPIASIFICILHIQLEAGIRSGDIESFNFVERAWKLIFPSPAKEKDGHHGNKRDSIGMGDRHNRRIPSAHESRERLRNSDIFKRKLDEPNEEKQNKSDWN encoded by the exons AtgctcgcctccaccgccgcctccctccggccgcccctccgccgcttacggggcggcggcgcctccAGCGGAGGTGTCTGCCACGGGGCTGTTCCTCTCCTCCCCAGGCCCAGGCGGCGGGCGCTGGCCTGCCGCGCGGACCTGCAGCAGGACGCGCCGTTCGCGGCCGCCATCGGCGCCTGCGTGCTCGCCTCGCTCGTGCTGCCCCCTCCCAGGCCCCGCggggaggccgtcgaggaggcggaggagggaggggagttTGGCACCACGGACACGAGGATGGCCGTGATGGGGATCATCTCCTTCTTGCCTTACTTCAACTGGCTG AGCTGGATCTTTGCGTGGCTGGACAGCGGGAGGCGGAGGTACCTCGTCTACGCTGCCGTCTACTTGGCTCCTTACCTCAG AACTAACTTGTCACTGTCACCTGATGAGAGCTGGTTACCTATTGCTAGCATCTTTATCTGCATTTTACATATTCAG TTAGAAGCAGGCATCAGGAGTGGCGATATTGAAAGCTTCAACTTTGTCGAGAGAGCTTGGAAGCTCATCTTTCCTAGTCCTGCTAAAGAGAAGGATGGCCACCATGGAAACAAGAGAGATTCAATTGGAATG GGAGATAGGCACAATAGGAGAATACCATCAGCACATGAATCTAGAGAAAGGCTTCGTAATTCAGACATCTTCAAGAGGAAGCTTGATGAGCCCAACGAGGAGAAGCAAAATAAGTCTGATTGGAACTGA